Proteins found in one Sulfurimonas sp. genomic segment:
- a CDS encoding flagellar assembly protein A: MAFFGSSSSEKSKLKKIRTTVVKTSNVAKEIVSLAESNGVDANSLDFNILDMQTFTKKDDAKGEADWQEISNDELYELDDASELMNEKFHIKQVYEIEVFSKNEDDNNFKDFKTAIGANATKSKVYLSIRAGSKLKYFKGFEQELITHINNKKVRAGILINIFDEMIKGTVSKLSSKVKVEETLEYFKNDTVLVAESIEPIPTIDDEIVIRYEEENELSEHDKADYKKRGFIKNVFKDDVLIEYIKPKKGTPGRNCRGEFIEAPEPTVNNEPDFNIDDTIEKKDEKESIKYIAKENGYITFEDNTYSIKTDVDVESINFKTTGSIQAGIDSDVSMNVKETDVEKDAVGAGMEVEVTEIDIDGNVGPNSTVNAKKATIGGQTHKTSTVRADELDINVHKGNAYGKNIHISRLEHGTVDGDIVEVAQAVGGDIRGKEVHIEICGSYVKATSHKLIEIKKLQGKENVFTIDALLKKDTKQGKDKHDQEIKELEISVRDISKEIEKYKETIEKNAASFKELKKRLIHYKKNGIKMPNSFVEKYKQFVKIEKHLESIESEFKIKQDKLRLLTTQTASFQDSIMDARIVNHDRWTDYNKLVFKLVDPPIEIVYEPKEGSEDKIFGIVQDDDGEYKIQSFKEM, translated from the coding sequence ATGGCATTTTTCGGATCTAGCTCCAGCGAAAAAAGTAAACTAAAAAAAATCAGAACTACCGTTGTTAAAACATCTAATGTAGCTAAAGAGATAGTGTCCTTAGCAGAATCAAACGGTGTAGATGCAAATAGTTTAGATTTTAATATTTTAGATATGCAGACATTCACAAAAAAAGACGATGCTAAGGGTGAAGCTGATTGGCAGGAGATCTCAAACGATGAGCTATATGAACTAGATGATGCCAGTGAGTTAATGAATGAAAAGTTCCATATTAAGCAGGTATATGAAATAGAGGTCTTTTCAAAAAATGAAGATGATAATAATTTTAAAGACTTTAAAACAGCAATAGGTGCCAACGCTACAAAAAGTAAAGTATATTTAAGTATAAGAGCAGGTTCTAAACTGAAATATTTTAAAGGTTTCGAACAAGAGTTAATCACACATATAAATAATAAAAAAGTACGTGCAGGCATACTTATAAATATTTTCGATGAAATGATTAAAGGTACAGTTTCAAAACTTTCTTCAAAAGTTAAGGTTGAAGAGACTTTAGAGTATTTCAAAAATGACACTGTATTAGTAGCTGAGAGTATTGAACCTATACCAACTATAGATGATGAAATTGTAATACGCTACGAAGAAGAAAATGAATTAAGTGAACATGATAAAGCAGACTATAAAAAACGCGGGTTTATAAAAAACGTTTTTAAAGATGATGTGCTTATTGAATATATTAAACCAAAAAAAGGAACACCTGGGCGAAACTGCAGGGGTGAATTTATAGAAGCTCCTGAACCGACGGTTAACAATGAGCCTGATTTTAATATAGATGATACTATTGAGAAAAAAGATGAAAAAGAGAGTATAAAATATATTGCTAAAGAGAACGGTTACATCACTTTTGAAGATAATACTTATTCAATAAAAACAGATGTGGATGTAGAGTCGATCAATTTTAAAACGACAGGTTCTATTCAGGCAGGAATTGACTCAGACGTTAGTATGAATGTAAAAGAGACAGATGTTGAGAAAGATGCTGTCGGTGCAGGGATGGAAGTTGAAGTAACAGAGATCGATATTGACGGAAATGTAGGTCCTAACTCTACGGTAAATGCAAAAAAAGCAACTATAGGTGGTCAAACACATAAAACATCAACAGTTAGAGCAGATGAACTTGATATAAATGTTCATAAGGGAAATGCATATGGTAAAAACATACATATATCAAGACTAGAACATGGTACTGTAGATGGAGACATTGTAGAAGTTGCTCAAGCCGTTGGTGGTGATATAAGAGGTAAAGAGGTGCATATAGAGATCTGTGGATCATACGTAAAGGCAACCTCTCATAAACTTATAGAGATCAAAAAACTTCAAGGGAAAGAGAATGTTTTTACGATCGATGCTTTACTTAAAAAAGATACAAAGCAGGGAAAAGACAAACATGATCAGGAAATCAAAGAGTTAGAGATCTCAGTTAGAGATATAAGTAAAGAGATAGAAAAGTATAAAGAAACAATTGAGAAAAATGCAGCTTCATTTAAAGAGCTTAAAAAACGTTTGATACATTATAAAAAGAATGGAATTAAGATGCCAAACTCTTTTGTAGAAAAGTATAAGCAGTTTGTAAAAATAGAAAAACATCTTGAGAGTATTGAAAGTGAATTCAAAATAAAACAAGATAAACTTAGACTTTTAACTACACAAACTGCGTCTTTTCAGGACTCTATTATGGATGCAAGAATAGTAAATCATGATAGATGGACAGATTACAATAAACTTGTATTTAAACTTGTTGATCCGCCTATTGAGATAGTATATGAACCAAAAGAGGGTTCAGAAGATAAAATATTTGGAATTGTACAAGATGATGATGGTGAGTATAAAATTCAATCGTTTAAAGAGATGTAA
- a CDS encoding alpha/beta fold hydrolase — protein MAIKSIQYKQHTVDISYEIVNPEAKVDIIILHGWGSNKALMKKSFGSYMDRFRHIYIDMPGFGGSTCNLVLQTSDYARIIELLMIHLNAQKDIIVGHSFGGKVATILNPSVLVLLSSAGIIWPKSLKVKTKIYLFKMFKNLGLSKLRQHFVAEDAKELSEPMYETFKNVVNEDFTYEFENYEGKALLCWGENDNATPLKSAKKIDQLIKDSELEVYSGEHYFFMDHAQDISKKIEDTFLKTLEHK, from the coding sequence ATGGCAATTAAGTCTATACAATATAAACAGCATACTGTAGATATTAGCTATGAGATTGTCAATCCTGAAGCAAAAGTAGATATTATTATTCTTCACGGCTGGGGGAGTAACAAGGCTTTAATGAAAAAGTCTTTTGGTAGTTATATGGACAGATTCCGCCACATTTATATAGATATGCCCGGTTTTGGAGGAAGTACATGTAATTTAGTTCTTCAAACATCAGATTATGCCCGTATAATTGAGCTTTTAATGATCCATCTAAATGCACAAAAAGATATTATAGTTGGTCACTCTTTTGGCGGTAAAGTAGCTACTATTTTAAATCCATCTGTATTAGTTCTTCTCTCAAGTGCAGGAATTATTTGGCCAAAATCATTAAAAGTAAAAACAAAAATATATCTGTTTAAAATGTTCAAAAACTTAGGCTTATCAAAACTTCGTCAACACTTTGTTGCAGAAGATGCAAAAGAGTTAAGCGAACCTATGTATGAGACTTTTAAAAATGTTGTTAATGAAGATTTCACATACGAGTTTGAAAATTATGAAGGTAAGGCACTTCTTTGTTGGGGAGAAAACGACAATGCCACACCTTTAAAGTCTGCTAAAAAGATTGATCAACTGATCAAAGATAGTGAACTAGAAGTATATAGTGGTGAGCATTATTTCTTTATGGATCATGCACAAGATATATCTAAAAAGATAGAAGATACATTTTTAAAAACGTTGGAGCATAAGTAG
- a CDS encoding arsenate reductase family protein has product MIKVYGITTCGSVRNARKFFKDNGIEVEFIDFRKTAVGCDKVDEWLKHVEIDKLFNSKGTKYRNLKLKELNLDADGKREWLCKENMLFKRPVVEYNNTALVGWNEDEYKEIFTK; this is encoded by the coding sequence ATGATAAAAGTATATGGTATAACTACGTGCGGCAGTGTTAGAAATGCAAGAAAATTTTTTAAAGACAACGGTATTGAAGTAGAATTTATAGATTTTAGAAAAACTGCAGTCGGATGCGATAAAGTTGATGAGTGGCTAAAGCATGTAGAGATAGATAAGCTTTTTAATTCAAAAGGGACTAAATACAGAAATCTTAAGTTAAAAGAATTAAATTTAGATGCAGATGGAAAACGTGAATGGCTTTGTAAAGAGAATATGCTTTTTAAAAGACCTGTAGTAGAGTATAACAACACAGCTTTAGTTGGTTGGAATGAAGATGAATATAAAGAGATTTTTACTAAATAA
- a CDS encoding D-alanine--D-alanine ligase, translating to MKLTILFGGASFEHEISIVSAISLKEKLSGFDLNFIFCDQDHTFYAIDQKDMKAKTFSSASHKKMPIVNLTNGGFTQKKLIGSKEHTGIVLNLIHGADGEDGTIAALLDFYSIKYIGPRINASVFSYDKRYTKYLCDSIGVKSVKYEVLNSSEQKDITIPYPIIIKPASLGSSIGVSIVNEESELDYALDTAYEFDKNLIIEPFIENVKEYNLAGYMADGEIQFSIVEEPQKNKFLDFEKKYMDFSRSSQVLKADISSDLENKLKQSFTKIYTGMFEGALIRCDFFVVNDEVYLNEINPIPGSMANYLFEDFKTAIEKLSNSLPHSKRAKVNYEYIHSINSAKGK from the coding sequence TTGAAATTAACAATTTTATTTGGCGGTGCAAGTTTTGAGCATGAAATTAGTATCGTTTCTGCAATATCATTAAAAGAAAAACTAAGCGGTTTTGATCTGAACTTTATATTTTGTGACCAAGATCACACTTTTTACGCAATTGATCAAAAAGATATGAAAGCTAAAACTTTTTCAAGTGCAAGTCATAAAAAAATGCCGATAGTTAACCTAACTAATGGTGGTTTTACACAAAAGAAACTGATTGGTTCAAAAGAACATACCGGAATTGTTTTAAACCTAATTCACGGAGCAGACGGTGAAGATGGAACTATTGCCGCATTACTTGATTTTTATTCTATTAAGTATATAGGTCCTAGAATTAATGCGAGTGTGTTTTCTTACGATAAAAGATATACAAAGTATCTATGTGATTCAATAGGCGTAAAAAGTGTTAAGTATGAAGTTTTAAATTCAAGTGAGCAAAAAGATATAACAATTCCATATCCAATCATTATCAAACCTGCTTCTCTTGGAAGTTCTATTGGTGTCAGCATTGTAAATGAAGAGAGTGAACTTGATTATGCGCTAGATACTGCATATGAATTTGATAAAAACTTGATTATTGAGCCGTTTATTGAGAATGTAAAAGAGTATAATCTTGCCGGTTATATGGCAGATGGAGAGATTCAGTTTTCTATAGTTGAAGAGCCTCAAAAAAACAAATTTTTAGATTTTGAAAAAAAATATATGGATTTTTCACGCTCGTCACAAGTATTAAAAGCAGACATTTCAAGTGATCTGGAAAATAAACTAAAACAGAGTTTTACGAAAATCTATACAGGTATGTTTGAAGGTGCCCTAATAAGATGTGACTTTTTTGTTGTTAATGACGAAGTGTATTTAAATGAGATCAATCCAATCCCTGGAAGTATGGCAAACTATCTTTTTGAAGATTTTAAAACTGCTATAGAAAAACTTTCTAACTCTCTTCCGCATTCAAAAAGAGCAAAAGTAAACTACGAGTATATACATTCAATAAATAGTGCAAAAGGGAAATAA
- the ruvA gene encoding Holliday junction branch migration protein RuvA: MIVGLSGNIEYKEPSFVHVDVKGVVYEVFISLQSFSALSSDNVKLFTTHIVREDAQLLYGFIDKSEKKLFERLIKINGVGPKVAMAICSTYTPSQFATVINNKDLNGVKKVPGIGPKSAGRILVELAGFDEELLNNTSQTQQSASYSQATEALEALGFKKDKISKALSSCSGDDTASLVKEALKLLQTL, encoded by the coding sequence ATGATAGTAGGATTAAGTGGAAATATAGAGTATAAGGAACCGAGTTTTGTTCATGTAGATGTGAAGGGAGTAGTTTATGAAGTATTTATCTCTCTTCAGAGTTTTTCAGCACTAAGTAGTGATAATGTCAAGTTGTTTACTACACATATAGTTCGTGAAGATGCACAACTGCTCTATGGTTTTATAGATAAAAGTGAGAAAAAACTTTTTGAAAGACTTATAAAAATAAACGGTGTTGGACCAAAGGTAGCTATGGCAATTTGTTCTACATACACACCTTCTCAGTTTGCAACTGTTATAAATAATAAAGATTTAAATGGTGTAAAAAAAGTACCAGGAATTGGACCAAAGAGTGCAGGGCGTATACTGGTAGAATTAGCCGGTTTTGATGAAGAACTACTTAATAATACTTCACAAACTCAGCAAAGTGCATCATATTCACAAGCAACAGAAGCACTTGAAGCACTTGGATTTAAAAAAGATAAAATTTCAAAAGCACTTAGCTCTTGCAGTGGTGATGATACCGCTTCTCTTGTCAAAGAAGCATTAAAGTTATTACAAACGCTTTAG